One window of the Nicotiana tabacum cultivar K326 chromosome 4, ASM71507v2, whole genome shotgun sequence genome contains the following:
- the LOC107772958 gene encoding transcription initiation factor TFIID subunit 12b-like isoform X2 has protein sequence MAEIPSSSPKTIELPMNRIINPANLVAAAASSTASSDPGITMTSPSNNNNSISQSPSIEMQSQQMQQQQIQMQPQQMQQQQLTQSQQQQQQQQQQQQMQLQQQNNNNSTSLNGSNNNNLMAAASNFQMQRSPSMSRLSQFQMQQQQQQYGLMRQQSGGGGLYGQMNFGSGGTALQQQQLQQQQLQQQQQQQQQQQQQQNQQQQQQIGGQMGSGNLTRAALMGQTGHLPMLPGQAAAAAAVAQFNLQSQFLNPPRQKAGLMQGNQFHTGNSHGQSLQGIQAMGMMGSLNMSSQLRANGALAYAHQRVNQNQLRQQLSQQNPLTTTQKISVQNLPRTSFINPQLPGLTQNGQSTIMQNNSSQQQWLKQMPAISSPNSPSYRLQSQRQQQPMLMQQQLTSSQQLHQNLIGLNPQQLSQIVQQQQQIGHPQMHQQQQQQQQQQQQQPQQLLHQQQSSPRVAAPAGQKSLSLTGSQPDATGSGTTTPGGSSSQGTEASNQLLGKRKIQDLVSQVDSHGKLDPEVEDLLLEIADDFIDSVTTFACNLAKHRKSSTLESKDVLLHLEKNWHLTIPGFSSEERKHYPEHVCISASLS, from the exons ATGGCGGAAATTCCATCTTCTTCCCCCAAAACAATCGAATTACCTATGAACCGTATAATCAACCCTGCAAACCTAGTCGCCGCAGCAGCATCGTCGACGGCGTCGTCCGATCCCGGAATCACCATGACTTCTCCTTCTAACAACAACAATTCTATCTCACAATCTCCTTCGATTGAGATGCAGTCTCAACAAATGCAGCAACAGCAAATTCAGATGCAGCCTCAACAAATGCAGCAACAGCAATTGACACAATctcaacaacaacagcagcagcaacagcaacagcaacaaatgCAGCTTCAGCAgcagaataataataattctACTAGTCTTAACGGCAGTAATAATAACAACTTAATGGCCGCCGCCTCTAATTTTCAGATGCAGAGATCACCTTCCATGTCGAGGTTAAGTCAATTCCAAATgcaacagcagcaacagcaaTATGGTTTGATGAGGCAGCAATCAGGAGGAGGAGGGCTTTATGGTCAAATGAATTTTGGTTCCGGTGGTACTGCCCTCCAGCAACAGCAATTACAGCAACAACAAttgcagcagcaacagcagcaacagcaacagcaacagcaacaacagaatcaacaacagcagcagcaaatAGGAGGCCAAATGGGTAGCGGAAATTTAACTAGGGCAGCCTTAATGGGACAGACTGGCCATCTTCCCATGTTGCCCGGACAGGCTGCTGCAGCTGCTGCTGTCGCTCAGTTCAATTTGCAATCTCAATTTTTGAATCCG CCACGGCAGAAGGCAGGTCTAATGCAGGGGAATCAGTTTCACACAGGGAATTCCCATGGCCAGTCCTTGCAGGGTATACAGGCAATGGGAATGATGGGATCTCTCAACATGAGCTCTCAGTTAAGGGCAAATGGTGCCCTTGCATATGCACACCAAAGGGTCAATCAAAATCAGTTGAGGCAGCAGTTGTCCCAGCAAAATCCTCTCACCACTACTCAG AAAATATCGGTTCAGAACCTTCCAAGGACGTCATTTATTAACCCTCAGTTACCTGGATTGACTCAGAATGGACAATCTACAATAATGCAGAACAATTCATCACAGCAGCAGTGGTTGAAGCAAATGCCTGCTATTTCTTCTCCTAATTCCCCCTCCTATCGTCTTCAATCGCAGAGGCAGCAGCAACCAATGCTTATGCAGCAACAATTAACTTCATCTCAACAGTTGCATCAAAATTTAATTGGTTTGAACCCACAGCAACTATCCCAAAttgtacaacagcaacaacagattgGCCACCCTCAGATgcatcagcagcagcagcagcagcagcaacaacaacaacaacagccacaGCAGCTTTTGCATCAGCAGCAGTCTTCTCCAAGGGTGGCTGCCCCAGCTGGCCAAAAATCTCTGAGTTTAACTGGGTCACAACCAGATGCTACTGGATCTGGTACAACTACTCCTGGGGGAAGTTCAAGTCAGGGGACTGAAGCAAGCAATCAGCTTCTTGGAAAGAGAAAGATACAGGATTTGGTTTCACAG GTGGATTCACATGGAAAGCTTGATCCTGAAGTTGAAGATCTTCTTCTAGAGATTGCTGATGACTTCATTGATTCG GTTACTACATTTGCTTGCAATTTGGCGAAGCATCGAAAATCTTCGACTTTGGAGTCCAAGGATGTACTGTTACATCTAG